One part of the Lycium ferocissimum isolate CSIRO_LF1 chromosome 8, AGI_CSIRO_Lferr_CH_V1, whole genome shotgun sequence genome encodes these proteins:
- the LOC132068809 gene encoding vacuolar protein sorting-associated protein 32 homolog 2 isoform X1: protein MSSNMFSRMFGKPKQETNALMTLDKLNETLEMLEKKEKVLLKKASAEVEKAKDYTRAKNKRAAIQCLKRKRLYEQQIEQLGNFQLRIHDQMIMLEGAKATTETVDALRTGASAMKAMQKATNIDDVDKTMDEINEQTENMKQIQEALATPIGAAADFDEDELEAELEELEGAELEEQLLQPATTAPAAPVHVPAGKQPARPIAQKRTAEEDELAALQAEMAL from the exons ATGAGTTCAAATATGTTTTCGAGGATGTTTGGGAAACCCAAGCAAGAAACTAATGCTCTTATGACTCTTGATAAATTAAacgag ACGCTGGAGATGCTtgagaaaaaggagaaagtGCTTCTGAAGAAGGCCTCTGCAGAGGTTGAGAAGGCCAAAGATTATACAAGAGCAAAGAACAAAAGAG CGGCAATACAATGTTTGAAGAGGAAAAGGCTCTACGAACAGCAAATTGAGCAGCTTGGCAATTTCCAGCTTCGCATCCATGATCAG ATGATAATGCTAGAAGGTGCAAAAGCTACAACTGAAACTGTTGATGCTTTGAGAACTGGAGCATCTGCAATGAAAGCAATGCAGAAAGCAAC GAATATTGATGACGTGGACAAGACAAtggatgaaataaatgaacagaCAGAGAATATGAAACAAATACAGGAGGCTTTGGCTACTCCAATTGGTGCAGCAGCTGATTTTGATGAG GATGAATTGGAGGCAGAACTTGAAGAATTGGAAGGTGCTGAATTGGAAGAGCAGCTTCTTCAACCAGCAACTACAGCCCCTGCTGCTCCAGTCCATGTCCCTGCAGGGAAGCAACCTGCTCGGCCCATTGCTCAGAAGCGTACAGCTGAGGAAGATGAACTTGCTGCTTTGCAAGCAGAGATGGCTCTTTGA
- the LOC132068809 gene encoding vacuolar protein sorting-associated protein 32 homolog 2 isoform X2 has translation MLEKKEKVLLKKASAEVEKAKDYTRAKNKRAAIQCLKRKRLYEQQIEQLGNFQLRIHDQMIMLEGAKATTETVDALRTGASAMKAMQKATNIDDVDKTMDEINEQTENMKQIQEALATPIGAAADFDEDELEAELEELEGAELEEQLLQPATTAPAAPVHVPAGKQPARPIAQKRTAEEDELAALQAEMAL, from the exons ATGCTtgagaaaaaggagaaagtGCTTCTGAAGAAGGCCTCTGCAGAGGTTGAGAAGGCCAAAGATTATACAAGAGCAAAGAACAAAAGAG CGGCAATACAATGTTTGAAGAGGAAAAGGCTCTACGAACAGCAAATTGAGCAGCTTGGCAATTTCCAGCTTCGCATCCATGATCAG ATGATAATGCTAGAAGGTGCAAAAGCTACAACTGAAACTGTTGATGCTTTGAGAACTGGAGCATCTGCAATGAAAGCAATGCAGAAAGCAAC GAATATTGATGACGTGGACAAGACAAtggatgaaataaatgaacagaCAGAGAATATGAAACAAATACAGGAGGCTTTGGCTACTCCAATTGGTGCAGCAGCTGATTTTGATGAG GATGAATTGGAGGCAGAACTTGAAGAATTGGAAGGTGCTGAATTGGAAGAGCAGCTTCTTCAACCAGCAACTACAGCCCCTGCTGCTCCAGTCCATGTCCCTGCAGGGAAGCAACCTGCTCGGCCCATTGCTCAGAAGCGTACAGCTGAGGAAGATGAACTTGCTGCTTTGCAAGCAGAGATGGCTCTTTGA